One window of the Candidatus Coatesbacteria bacterium genome contains the following:
- a CDS encoding T9SS type A sorting domain-containing protein, producing the protein MRKLIICLLLIAAGVGAESAEQTDWSGGPGVTGPVTDWGDAFYTSSDVDWSSRAGSLLLEAVLLDAPEKNTITGEITYAFRTCCADLDQDGDVDVLLITDYTETDSDEVSWWENLDGAGTSWEQHVLTSTFPDAQDINCGDIDGDDDLDILTTGWESSYLSWWENVDLGTGDWVEHVIDLDGDPVVNPIGADLVYLDTDGDLDIVLSDLAHGNSNVMFIENDDYGEDWLKNTIDGWYNSPWYPRAGDLDDDGYPDLAACSIGYDDVYWWRNEDGYGNFGARQTISDGELDDPKQIELADLDDDDDLDVIVCSPEDGVFWWANDGSGGGWAMTTISEVYGSRSLEALDVDADEDIDLLFSTEGGVILWFENADGVGGSWNEHTVDDFVPNCRWAEGADINDDGHPDVVSACKTEDSLYWWQLTGFQSGALTSSILDTGFETAFSYGLLIWESELPADCGLAFRVRSGDDHTDLGDWSDPISTSGTDLSGYLAQAGRYFQYRLEALSVDPNQTPRLDSLEITYGADEVPPQIDHQQITSADLDSALAVEAEISDNNEIALARVFYRRGGDVEFSYTDLKPDSGDTYSASIPEAFVTERGLDYYLWASDGINTVTLPADGPDEPFNVAVEYAGEGIDPGAPQHAGNTVADYRLFSVPTDYGADGGSPADVLEDDLGAYDDEQWRLARYQAGGFVEYTQGSIEYFKPGRAYWLIVAAQGILLDSGAGSSPDCSEPYGVALEPGWNQLACPFCFSVGWQEVLDCAANSAIAADLEPPVAYDGDFVYEQAALTPWTGYWVNYNGPAATTLYVPPVEYQPEDTGNAGPPFLRPLAETAAPARLLGSLPQPWVSRAPETTDRPRSTISGTVGSSTPAAPTVGSPGDRTSGSRPTDVTTTPVASFVDSGAEPWLLELRLDSGGLVDGWNRLGVVVGAERYWDEHERHEPPHLAGAPRLSFVHEDWPSRRGVYATDLRAAVGEGAEFVLEVTPAAGADEALFSWRSLEEPPPSLEAALYDPAVGCWLELDGAGDYRLELLPREDARTLRIYVGPCGWLDEQRPEAPRRAYLLQSYPNPAADELTIRFGLDEAGPVELAVYDLAGRRVVTLLDETLPAGERAVRWDGCDNAGRAVADGVYLYLLRSGAEALTRRLVISR; encoded by the coding sequence ATGCGTAAGCTCATCATTTGTTTGCTGTTGATCGCGGCGGGCGTCGGGGCGGAGTCAGCCGAGCAGACCGACTGGTCCGGCGGCCCCGGCGTAACGGGTCCGGTCACCGACTGGGGCGACGCCTTCTACACTTCCAGCGATGTCGACTGGTCCAGCCGGGCCGGCTCGCTGTTGCTGGAGGCCGTCCTGCTGGACGCCCCGGAGAAGAACACCATCACCGGCGAAATCACCTACGCCTTCCGCACCTGCTGCGCCGACCTCGACCAGGACGGTGATGTCGACGTGCTGCTGATCACCGATTACACCGAAACCGACAGCGACGAGGTCTCCTGGTGGGAGAACCTCGACGGCGCCGGGACCTCGTGGGAGCAGCACGTGCTGACCTCAACCTTCCCCGACGCCCAGGACATCAACTGCGGCGACATCGACGGCGATGATGACCTGGATATCCTGACCACGGGCTGGGAGTCCTCGTATCTAAGCTGGTGGGAGAACGTCGACCTGGGGACCGGTGACTGGGTCGAGCACGTCATCGATCTCGACGGCGACCCCGTAGTCAACCCCATCGGCGCCGATCTGGTTTATCTGGACACCGACGGCGACCTGGACATCGTGCTCAGCGATCTGGCACACGGCAACAGCAACGTCATGTTCATCGAGAACGATGATTACGGCGAGGATTGGCTCAAGAACACCATCGATGGTTGGTACAACTCGCCCTGGTACCCCAGGGCGGGCGATCTGGACGACGACGGTTACCCCGATCTGGCCGCCTGCAGCATCGGTTATGACGATGTGTACTGGTGGAGGAACGAGGACGGCTACGGCAACTTCGGCGCCCGCCAGACCATCTCCGACGGTGAGCTGGACGATCCCAAGCAGATCGAGCTGGCCGACCTGGACGACGATGATGATCTCGACGTCATCGTCTGCTCGCCCGAAGACGGTGTCTTCTGGTGGGCCAACGACGGCAGCGGCGGCGGCTGGGCGATGACCACGATCAGCGAGGTCTATGGTTCGCGCAGCCTGGAGGCCCTTGACGTCGACGCAGATGAAGACATCGACCTGCTGTTCTCCACCGAGGGCGGCGTGATCCTCTGGTTCGAGAACGCCGACGGCGTCGGCGGGTCCTGGAACGAGCACACCGTAGACGACTTCGTGCCCAACTGTCGCTGGGCCGAGGGCGCCGACATCAACGACGACGGTCACCCCGACGTGGTCAGCGCCTGCAAGACCGAGGACTCGCTCTACTGGTGGCAGTTGACGGGCTTTCAATCCGGCGCTCTGACCTCGTCGATCCTGGACACCGGTTTCGAGACCGCCTTCAGCTACGGCCTGCTGATCTGGGAGAGCGAGCTGCCCGCCGATTGCGGCCTGGCTTTCCGGGTCAGATCGGGCGACGACCATACCGACCTGGGCGACTGGTCGGATCCGATCAGCACCAGCGGCACCGATCTGAGCGGTTACCTGGCCCAGGCGGGGCGCTATTTCCAGTACCGTCTCGAAGCGCTTTCCGTCGATCCCAACCAGACACCGCGGCTCGATTCCCTCGAGATTACCTACGGCGCCGATGAGGTACCGCCGCAGATCGATCACCAGCAGATTACCAGTGCCGACCTGGACAGCGCCCTGGCCGTCGAGGCCGAGATCAGCGACAACAACGAGATCGCCCTGGCCCGGGTCTTCTACCGCCGCGGCGGTGACGTCGAGTTCAGCTACACCGATCTGAAGCCCGACTCCGGCGACACCTACAGCGCCAGCATCCCGGAGGCTTTCGTCACCGAGCGCGGGCTCGACTACTACCTCTGGGCCTCCGACGGCATCAACACCGTCACCCTGCCCGCCGACGGCCCCGACGAGCCCTTCAATGTGGCCGTCGAGTACGCGGGCGAGGGTATCGACCCCGGCGCACCCCAGCACGCCGGGAACACCGTGGCCGACTACCGCCTGTTCAGTGTGCCGACCGATTACGGTGCCGACGGCGGCTCACCGGCCGACGTCCTCGAGGACGATCTGGGCGCCTACGACGACGAGCAGTGGCGCCTGGCCCGCTACCAGGCCGGCGGCTTCGTCGAGTATACCCAGGGCTCGATCGAATACTTCAAGCCCGGCCGGGCCTACTGGCTGATTGTCGCCGCGCAAGGGATACTGCTGGACTCGGGAGCGGGCAGCAGCCCGGATTGCAGCGAGCCCTACGGCGTGGCCCTCGAGCCGGGCTGGAACCAGTTGGCCTGCCCGTTCTGCTTCAGCGTGGGCTGGCAGGAGGTGCTGGACTGCGCCGCGAACTCCGCCATCGCCGCCGACCTCGAACCCCCGGTGGCCTACGACGGCGACTTCGTTTACGAGCAGGCGGCCCTGACGCCCTGGACGGGTTACTGGGTCAACTACAACGGCCCGGCGGCGACGACGCTCTACGTCCCGCCCGTCGAGTACCAGCCCGAGGACACGGGGAACGCCGGTCCGCCATTCCTGCGCCCGCTCGCCGAAACGGCGGCCCCGGCGCGGCTCCTGGGCAGCCTGCCGCAGCCCTGGGTCAGCCGGGCGCCGGAGACCACGGACCGGCCGCGCTCGACGATCTCCGGCACCGTCGGTAGTTCGACGCCCGCCGCCCCGACGGTGGGCTCCCCGGGCGATCGTACCTCGGGTTCGCGGCCGACGGACGTTACGACAACGCCGGTCGCCTCGTTCGTCGATTCCGGCGCCGAGCCCTGGTTGCTTGAGCTGCGGCTGGATTCCGGCGGCCTGGTCGACGGCTGGAACCGCCTCGGCGTAGTCGTCGGCGCCGAACGTTACTGGGACGAGCACGAGCGCCACGAGCCGCCCCACCTGGCCGGGGCGCCGCGCTTGAGCTTCGTCCACGAAGATTGGCCCAGCCGCCGCGGCGTCTACGCTACCGACCTGCGGGCCGCGGTCGGCGAGGGGGCCGAGTTCGTCCTCGAAGTGACCCCCGCCGCCGGCGCCGACGAGGCCCTGTTCAGTTGGCGCAGCCTGGAGGAGCCGCCGCCGAGCCTCGAGGCCGCCCTCTACGATCCGGCGGTGGGTTGCTGGCTCGAGCTCGACGGGGCCGGAGATTACCGTCTCGAGCTGCTGCCCCGCGAGGACGCTCGGACGCTGAGGATCTACGTCGGTCCGTGCGGCTGGCTGGACGAACAACGGCCTGAAGCGCCGCGCCGGGCCTACCTGCTGCAGAGCTACCCCAACCCGGCGGCGGACGAGCTGACTATTCGCTTTGGTCTCGACGAGGCCGGACCCGTGGAGTTGGCCGTCTACGACCTGGCCGGACGGCGCGTGGTCACCCTGCTGGACGAAACCCTGCCGGCCGGTGAGCGGGCCGTTCGCTGGGATGGTTGCGACAACGCCGGTCGCGCCGTGGCCGACGGTGTCTACCTCTACCTGCTGCGCAGCGGTGCGGAGGCCCTGACCCGCCGGCTGGTGATCAGCCGCTGA
- a CDS encoding DUF438 domain-containing protein: MKGAKLLSEDRERQARKQRLKEVIRRLHAGAEPAELEDEFGALLAGAGAAEIGAVERELIDEGLPPSEVQRLCDVHVRLFRRGLRSAELLELEPGHPARILQVENRLLEQRLAKLEALLARTAASPTALEEGRDAAAALLEDLGRLELHYRRKENQLFPYLERHDLSGPTQVMWGVHDEVRGLYRQTRRALIDGEPGELLEAGRAYLDKARGMIEKEERVLLPLALEHLDGDDWRRIRAGGAEIGYAWHTPVALDGAEDQTDMSTSQPREGSMHKLTTGELTTEQLDLLLRHLPFDVTFVDEHDEVRYYTATDDRIFPRSPGIIGRRVTNCHPPKSVHMVEKIVAAFKSGERDVAEFYIHLDDKYVHIRYFALRDDAGGYRGVIEVSQDIAPLRKLEGDKRLLDWE, encoded by the coding sequence ATGAAGGGGGCGAAGCTGTTGAGCGAGGATCGGGAGCGTCAAGCGCGGAAACAGCGGCTCAAGGAGGTCATCCGGCGGCTGCACGCCGGGGCCGAGCCCGCCGAGCTGGAGGACGAGTTCGGCGCCCTGCTGGCCGGGGCCGGGGCCGCCGAGATCGGCGCCGTCGAGCGCGAGCTGATCGACGAGGGCCTACCGCCGAGCGAGGTCCAGCGTCTCTGCGACGTCCATGTTCGCCTGTTCCGCCGGGGGCTGCGAAGCGCGGAGCTTCTCGAGCTGGAGCCCGGCCACCCCGCCCGTATCCTGCAGGTGGAGAACCGCCTGCTGGAGCAGCGTCTGGCGAAACTCGAAGCACTGCTCGCACGAACGGCCGCTTCGCCCACCGCCCTGGAGGAGGGGCGCGACGCGGCGGCGGCGCTGCTCGAAGACCTGGGCCGCCTCGAGCTGCACTACCGGCGCAAGGAGAACCAGCTCTTCCCCTACCTCGAGCGGCACGACCTCTCCGGGCCGACCCAGGTGATGTGGGGCGTCCACGACGAGGTCCGCGGACTCTACCGGCAAACCCGCCGGGCTTTAATCGACGGGGAGCCCGGGGAGCTGCTCGAGGCCGGACGGGCCTACCTCGACAAGGCACGGGGGATGATCGAGAAGGAGGAGCGGGTGCTCTTGCCCCTGGCCCTCGAGCACCTCGACGGCGACGACTGGCGCCGGATCCGCGCCGGCGGCGCCGAGATCGGCTACGCCTGGCACACCCCCGTCGCCCTGGACGGCGCCGAGGATCAAACAGACATGAGCACGAGCCAACCCCGGGAGGGATCGATGCACAAGCTGACCACCGGCGAACTGACCACCGAACAGCTCGACCTGCTGCTGCGCCACCTGCCCTTCGACGTCACCTTCGTCGACGAGCACGACGAGGTGCGCTACTACACGGCCACCGACGACCGCATCTTCCCCCGCTCCCCGGGGATCATCGGCCGCCGGGTGACCAACTGCCACCCGCCCAAGTCCGTCCACATGGTGGAGAAGATCGTCGCGGCCTTCAAGTCCGGCGAGCGCGACGTCGCCGAGTTCTACATCCACTTAGACGACAAGTACGTCCACATCCGCTACTTCGCCCTGCGCGACGACGCCGGCGGGTATCGCGGAGTGATCGAGGTCAGCCAGGACATCGCCCCGCTGCGCAAGCTGGAGGGCGACAAGCGCCTGCTGGACTGGGAGTAG